Proteins from a genomic interval of Hippocampus zosterae strain Florida chromosome 14, ASM2543408v3, whole genome shotgun sequence:
- the LOC127615354 gene encoding transcription factor 7-like 1, which produces MEQFQTLSTDEDVKWDKLLDNIMKTADAILYGTSSANIPLPQPLPPPPSPPSPKEETRPLAIATAASEHRGATDLLPLASGQDHMELLMEGQPLDVDDELSNVLDDFWLPDYLGGQPGSINVQDLDDNIAVMPAHDGMNQPLLGRLNGELMCGASSSSDIIEPPTEASQTICSSSKSQCYGQQEANRPYIKKPPNAFMLFRKEQSPNVVAQFNITNSAAVNKILGRMWKSLPKKLQAKYYQQAEEHKILHSLQHPDWSCTENYGKKRKRDRSRHSTSGPSKSYLAAAAMTSRHTHTNVS; this is translated from the exons ATGGAACAGTTTCAGACGCTCTCCACCGACGAGGATGTCAAATGGGACAAGCTGCTGGACAACATCATGAAGACAGCCGACGCCATCCTGTATGGCACCTCATCGGCCAACATCCCGCTGCCGCAGCCACTGCCGCCCCCGCCGTCCCCTCCGTCCCCGAAAGAAGAGACCCGTCCGCTGGCCATTGCAACTGCGGCGAGCGAGCACAGAGGGGCGACGGATTTGCTGCCCCTGGCGAGCGGTCAAGATCACATGGAGCTGCTGATGGAGGGCCAGCCCCTGGATGTAGACGATGAACTCTCCAACGTTCTGGATGACTTTTGGTTGCCCGACTACTTGGGCGGCCAACCGGGCTCCATCAACGTCCAAGACCTG GATGACAACATCGCAGTGATGCCAGCGCACGACGGCATGAACCAACCTCTTCTTGGAAGGCT TAATGGCGAGTTGATGTGTGGGGCCTCCTCGTCATCTGACATCATTGAACCTCCAACAGAAGCATCACAGACCAT ctgtaGTAGCAGCAAAAGCCAATGTTACGGCCAGCAGGAAGCCAACCGGCCGTACATCAAGAAGCCGCCCAACGCCTTCATGCTCTTTCGCAAAGAACAGAGTCCCAACGTTGTCGCCCAGTTCAACATCACCAACTCGGCGGCAGTCAATAAAATCCTGGGCAGGATG TGGAAGTCGCTGCCCAAAAAGCTGCAAGCCAAGTATTACCAGCAAGCTGAAGAGCACAAAATCCTCCACAGTCTGCAGCATCCTGACTGGTCCTGCACAGAAAACTAT GGCAAAAAGAGGAAACGCGATCGCAGCAGGCACAGCACCAGCGGCCCAAGTAAGTCGTATCTCGCAGCCGCCGCCATGACAAGTCGGCACACCCACACAAATGTGTCT